One segment of Schistocerca cancellata isolate TAMUIC-IGC-003103 chromosome 2, iqSchCanc2.1, whole genome shotgun sequence DNA contains the following:
- the LOC126162765 gene encoding protein CutA homolog, which translates to MWSRSKELFGVVSVVLFLPGIRGMAGTNASSAYSAVFVTTPNEEVAKKLAHGLVNKRMAACVNIIPKITSVYLWEGKVNEDSEVLMMIKTKTSRVEDLTSFVKENHPYDVCEVIALPIEKGNAPYLDWINDTVTEK; encoded by the coding sequence ATGTGGTCGAGATCGAAAGAGTTGTTTGGTGTTGTGAGTGTTGTGTTATTTTTGCCGGGAATTAGAGGTATGGCTGGAACGAACGCTTCTAGTGCATATTCTGCCGTTTTTGTCACAACACCAAATGAAGAGGTAGCGAAGAAACTGGCTCACGGACTTGTCAACAAAAGAATGGCAGCATGTGTGAACATTATTCCTAAAATAACCTCTGTGTACTTGTGGGAGGGTAAAGTGAATGAAGACAGTGAAGTATTAATGATGATCAAAACGAAAACATCAAGAGTGGAGGACCTAACAAGCTTCGTTAAGGAGAACCATCCGTATGACGTGTGTGAAGTAATAGCGTTACCCATTGAAAAGGGTAACGCTCCCTACTTGGACTGGATAAATGACACTGTGACCGAAAAATAA